ATCTCAGCTTATAAAACAACCGCACAGATTACACTTGAAAATTGTACCATATTTGAAAAAACGATAGATATACATTATCTAATTTCATTCGATTATAAAAACATGAATAAAGTCATGCGGGTAATTAAAGAAAAAAAGCTTGATATTGTTTCTCAAGAAATGGAACTAAATGAAGAAACTGGATTACCAATTGGAACAATTGAAATAAAAACACGTAAAAAAAATGCCGAAACAATTTTCGACATTTTTAATTCGTTATATGAAATAGATATTAAAATTAAGGAATAATTATAATACAATTCTAATAATTTTAAATTCGTAATAACTTTTCTTTTACATAGTCTGGTGGAAGTGTGGGGCGAGTCGTTTTCATATCAACAAAAACCAAAATTGAGCTCGCAATTGTTAATAACTCCATTTTTTCATTATATATCTCATAGTCAAATTCTATCTTAACGGAAGTCTGACTTTTAAAAATAGTTTTAACAGTTAAGAGATCATCATATCGGGCTGGTTTTTTGTAATTTATATTCAAAGATACCACAGGAAGCATTATGCCATTTTCTTCCATCCATTTATACGAAACCCCAAGGTTTCTTAGCCATTCCACGCGTCCCATCTC
The Flavobacterium sp. WC2421 genome window above contains:
- a CDS encoding acyl-CoA thioesterase; this translates as MKVHEFTVRVRYSETDQMGVVYHGNYAQYFEMGRVEWLRNLGVSYKWMEENGIMLPVVSLNINYKKPARYDDLLTVKTIFKSQTSVKIEFDYEIYNEKMELLTIASSILVFVDMKTTRPTLPPDYVKEKLLRI